Proteins co-encoded in one Marmota flaviventris isolate mMarFla1 chromosome 9, mMarFla1.hap1, whole genome shotgun sequence genomic window:
- the LOC114078784 gene encoding olfactory receptor 5P4 isoform X2: METENNTAVTEFIILGLTDNRTLCAILFVVFLAVYAVTIVGNISIILLIRSSPQLHTPMYLFLSHLAFVDIGYSTSVTPIMLISFLREKTTIPLTGCIAQLGSDVTFGTTECFLLATMAYDRYVAICSPLLYSTQMSPLVCFLLLGASYLGGCMNASSFTGCLMNLSFCGPNKINHFFCDLFPLLKLSCGHVYIAEISPAISSASVLISTLFTIIVSYIYILHSIVKMRSTEGRNKAFSTCTSHLTAVTLFYGTVLFVYVMPKSSYSADQVKVASVIYTVVIPMLNPLIYSLRNKEVKEAMRKLMARTHWFS; encoded by the coding sequence ATGGAGACTGAAAACAATACGGCAGTGACAGAGTTCATCATTTTGGGATTAACAGACAATCGCACACTATGTGCCATCCTCTTTGTGGTTTTCCTAGCAGTGTATGCAGTGACCATAGTGGGGAATATCAGCATAATCCTGTTAATCCGAAGCAGCCCGCAGCTTCACACCCCAATGTACCTCTTCCTCAGCCATTTGGCCTTTGTGGACATAGGATATTCCACGTCAGTTACACCAATAATGCTCATCAGTTTCTTAAGAGAAAAAACTACTATCCCTCTCACGGGCTGCATAGCCCAGCTCGGCTCAGATGTCACTTTTGGGACAACAGAATGCTTTCTCCTGGCCACCATGGCCTATGACAGATATGTAGCCATCTGTTCTCCCCTGCTCTACTCCACCCAGATGTCCCCACTGGTCTGCTTCCTTCTATTGGGGGCATCCTACCTAGGTGGTTGCATGAATGCATCATCATTTACAGGCTGTTTGATGAACCTGTCCTTCTGTGGCCCAAATAAAATCAACCACTTTTTCTGTGACCTCTTCCCACTCCTGAAGCTTTCTTGTGGCCATGTTTACATCGCTGAGATTTCTCCTGCCATCTCTTCTGCCTCTGTTCTGATAAGCACATTGTTTACCATAATTGTGTCCTACATATACATCCTCCACTCCATTGTGAAGATGCGCTCCACCGAGGGAAGGAACAAGGCTTTCTCTACCTGCACTTCTCACCTCACTGCAGTCACTCTGTTTTATGGGACAGTTTTGTTTGTGTATGTAATGCCCAAGTCAAGCTATTCAGCTGATCAGGTCAAAGTGGCCTCTGTGATCTACACAGTGGTGATCCCCATGTTGAACCCTCTCATCTATAGTCTGAGGaacaaggaagtgaaagaggCCATGAGAAAATTGATGGCTAGAACACATTGGTTTTCTTGA
- the LOC114078781 gene encoding olfactory receptor 5P80-like, whose translation MGTGNCTMVTEFIILGLTENAIICTIFFVVFVGIYVVTLVGNVTIIMLIRGSSQLHTPMYLFLCHLAFVDIGYSSSVTPVMLTGFLRKGTFISVAGCVAQLCSVVTFGTAECFLLAAMAYDRYVAICSPLLYSTHMSPGVCMLLVGASYLGGCVNAWTFTGCLLSLSFCGPNKVNHFFCDYSPLLKLSCSHDFTSEIIPAISSGSIIVVTVIVIAVSYVYILFSILRMRSTEGRHKAFSTCTSHLTAVTLFYGTITFIYVMPKSSYSTDQNKVVSVFYTVVIPMLNPLIYSLRNKEVKEAMRKLMTRTHWGS comes from the coding sequence ATGGGGACTGGAAACTGCACAATGGTGACAGAGTTCATTATTTTGGGGTTGACAGAGAATGCTATAATTtgtaccattttttttgttgtgtttgtaGGAATTTATGTTGTCACCTTAGTGGGCAATGTTACCATAATCATGTTAATCAGAGGCAGCTCTCAACTACATACCCCAATGTACCTTTTCCTCTGTCATTTGGCCTTTGTAGACATTGGGTACTCCTCATCAGTCACACCTGTCATGCTCACAGGCTTCCTTAGGAAGGGAACTTTTATTTCTGTGGCTGGTTGTGTAGCTCAACTCTGTTCTGTGGTGACTTTTGGGACAGCTGAGTGCTTCCTGCTGGCTGCCATGGCCTATGATCGCTACGTGGCCATCTGCTCGCCCCTGCTCTACTCCACCCACATGTCCCCTGGAGTCTGCATGCTCTTAGTGGGGGCTTCCTACCTAGGTGGATGTGTGAATGCTTGGACATTTACTGGCTGTTTACTAAGTCTGTCTTTCTGTGGACCCAATAAAGTCAATCATTTTTTCTGTGACTATTCACCACTTTTAAAGCTTTCTTGTTCTCATGATTTTACTTCAGAAATAATTCCAGCCATCTCTTCAGGCTCCATCATTGTGGTCACTGTGATTGTCATTGCTGTCTCTTATGTCTACATCCTTTTCTCAATCCTGAGGATGCGCTCAACCGAGGGGCGCCacaaggccttctccacctgcaccTCCCACCTCACTGCGGTCACTCTGTTCTATGGGACCATTACCTTCATTTATGTGATGCCCAAGTCCAGCTACTCCACTGACCAGAACAAGGTGGTGTCTGTGTTCTACACGGTGGTGATCCCTATGCTGAATCCCCTCATCTACAGTCTCAGAAACAAGGAGGTTAAAGAGGCTATGAGAAAATTGATGACTAGAACTCATTGGGGGTCCTGA
- the LOC114078779 gene encoding olfactory receptor 10T2-like has translation MGNHTAVNTFLLWGFSSFPDLQNLLFVVIFSSHVTILLANVSIMVAIKLSHNLHTPMYFFLFGLSFSETCTTMVIIPRMLVDLLSKSKTISLPECATQMFFFFGLAANNCFIMAAMSYDRYTAIHNPLHYPVLMTIKICFHLMMASWVVGFLISLCITIIIFNLSFCDSNNIQHFFCDISPVVHLACDYTSHEAMAIFVLSAFVLVGSFILIMISYVFIVSLVVKMPSSKGRYKAFSTCSSHLTVVSIHYGFACFVYLRPKNSDSFHEDMLMAVTYTVLTPLLNPIVYSLRNKEMQMALRKVIDSVIKFFSYLTN, from the coding sequence ATGGGCAATCACACAGCAGTAAACACATTCCTTCTGTGGGGATTTTCCAGTTTCCCAGACCTGCAGAATCTCCTCTTTGTAGTGATTTTCTCCTCCCATGTGACCATCCTACTTGCAAATGTGTCCATAATGGTGGCCATCAAGCTCAGTCAcaacctccacacccccatgtactttttcctctTTGGCCTGTCCTTTTCAGAAACCTGTACCACGATGGTAATCATCCCCCGCATGCTAGTGGACTTGCTCTCAAAGAGCAAGACGATTTCTCTTCCTGAGTGTGCCACAcagatgtttttcttctttggtctGGCAGCCAACAACTGTTTCATCATGGCTGCCATGTCCTATGACCGTTACACTGCCATCCACAACCCACTTCATTATCCCGTCCTGATGACGATAAAGATCTGCTTTCATCTCATGATGGCCTCCTGGGTGGTTGGGTTCCTGATTTCTCTCTGCATCACCATTATTATATTCAACTTATCTTTTTGTGACTCCAACAATATCCAGCACTTCTTCTGTGACATTTCTCCTGTGGTTCACCTTGCTTGTGATTACACTTCCCACGAAGCAATGGCTATTTTTGTGCTCTCTGCCTTTGTATTGGTGGGaagctttattttaattatgatttcCTATGTCTTCATTGTGTCCTTAGTTGTGAAGATGCCCTCTTCAAAGGGGAGGTATAAGGCCTTCTCGACTTGTTCCTCCCACCTCACCGTCGTGTCTATACACTATGGATTTGCTTGCTTTGTCTACCTGAGGCCCAAGAACAGCGATTCCTTCCATGAAGACATGCTGATGGCTGTCACGTATACAGTGCTGACACCTCTGCTGAACCCCATAGTTTACAGTCTAAGGAACAAAGAAATGCAGATGGCCCTAAGGAAAGTAATAGACAgtgtaattaaatttttttcttatttgacaaattaa
- the LOC114078784 gene encoding olfactory receptor 5P4 isoform X1, whose translation MALMETENNTAVTEFIILGLTDNRTLCAILFVVFLAVYAVTIVGNISIILLIRSSPQLHTPMYLFLSHLAFVDIGYSTSVTPIMLISFLREKTTIPLTGCIAQLGSDVTFGTTECFLLATMAYDRYVAICSPLLYSTQMSPLVCFLLLGASYLGGCMNASSFTGCLMNLSFCGPNKINHFFCDLFPLLKLSCGHVYIAEISPAISSASVLISTLFTIIVSYIYILHSIVKMRSTEGRNKAFSTCTSHLTAVTLFYGTVLFVYVMPKSSYSADQVKVASVIYTVVIPMLNPLIYSLRNKEVKEAMRKLMARTHWFS comes from the exons atggcACTA ATGGAGACTGAAAACAATACGGCAGTGACAGAGTTCATCATTTTGGGATTAACAGACAATCGCACACTATGTGCCATCCTCTTTGTGGTTTTCCTAGCAGTGTATGCAGTGACCATAGTGGGGAATATCAGCATAATCCTGTTAATCCGAAGCAGCCCGCAGCTTCACACCCCAATGTACCTCTTCCTCAGCCATTTGGCCTTTGTGGACATAGGATATTCCACGTCAGTTACACCAATAATGCTCATCAGTTTCTTAAGAGAAAAAACTACTATCCCTCTCACGGGCTGCATAGCCCAGCTCGGCTCAGATGTCACTTTTGGGACAACAGAATGCTTTCTCCTGGCCACCATGGCCTATGACAGATATGTAGCCATCTGTTCTCCCCTGCTCTACTCCACCCAGATGTCCCCACTGGTCTGCTTCCTTCTATTGGGGGCATCCTACCTAGGTGGTTGCATGAATGCATCATCATTTACAGGCTGTTTGATGAACCTGTCCTTCTGTGGCCCAAATAAAATCAACCACTTTTTCTGTGACCTCTTCCCACTCCTGAAGCTTTCTTGTGGCCATGTTTACATCGCTGAGATTTCTCCTGCCATCTCTTCTGCCTCTGTTCTGATAAGCACATTGTTTACCATAATTGTGTCCTACATATACATCCTCCACTCCATTGTGAAGATGCGCTCCACCGAGGGAAGGAACAAGGCTTTCTCTACCTGCACTTCTCACCTCACTGCAGTCACTCTGTTTTATGGGACAGTTTTGTTTGTGTATGTAATGCCCAAGTCAAGCTATTCAGCTGATCAGGTCAAAGTGGCCTCTGTGATCTACACAGTGGTGATCCCCATGTTGAACCCTCTCATCTATAGTCTGAGGaacaaggaagtgaaagaggCCATGAGAAAATTGATGGCTAGAACACATTGGTTTTCTTGA